The following are from one region of the Epinephelus fuscoguttatus linkage group LG11, E.fuscoguttatus.final_Chr_v1 genome:
- the ctsbb gene encoding cathepsin Bb isoform X1, with protein sequence MRHRMRSLALISVLVTVSVTWARPHHPHASSEMINLINKANTTWTAGENFHNIDISYVKGLCGTILNGPKLPEVVHSTEGIKLPDSFDPRQEWPNCPTIKQIRDQGSCGSCWAFGAVEAISDRICIHSGGKISVEISAEDLLSCCDDCGMGCFGGYPEAAWEFWAKKGLVTGGLYGTNVGCRPYSIAPCEHHVNGTRPPCQGEQDTPKCTEQCIDGYSPSYQKDKHFGRRTYNVPAKQEQIMTELYKNGPVEAAFSVYADFLLYKTGVYQHVTGEMLGGHAIKILGWGEEKGTPYWLAANSWNSDWGDKGFFKIKRGNDECGIESEVVTGIPLN encoded by the exons ATGAGGCACAG GATGCGTTCCCTGGCTCTCATTTCTGTACTTGTGACAGTCTCTGTCACCTGGGCTCGGCCTCACCACCCTCATGCTTCCTCAGAGATGATCAACCTTATTAACAAAGCCAACACCACCTGGACG GCCGGGGAGAACTTCCACAACATTGATATCAGTTACGTGAAGGGACTGTGTGGAACCATACTGAATGGACCCAAGCTGCCAGAGGT GGTTCACAGTACGGAAGGCATAAAGCTGCCAGACAGCTTTGACCCGCGCCAGGAGTGGCCCAACTGTCCCACAATCAAACAGATCAGAGACCAGGGATCCTGTGGGTCCTGCTGG GCCTTTGGGGCAGTTGAGGCGATATCCGACAGGATATGTATCCACAGCGGTGGTAAGATCTCTGTGGAGATCTCTGCTGAAGATCTGCTCTCCTGCTGTGATGACTGTGGCATGGG CTGTTTTGGTGGTTATCCCGAAGCTGCTTGGGAGTTCTGGGCAAAGAAAGGACTGGTGACAGGAGGCCTGTATGGAACCAATGTTG GCTGCCGACCCTACAGCATTGCTCCCTGTGAGCATCACGTGAATGGGACTCGTCCTCCGTGCCAGGGTGAACAGGACACTCCTAAGTGTACGGAGCAGTGCATTGATGGATACTCACCATCCTATCAGAAGGACAAACACTTTG GTAGACGCACATACAATGTCCCAGCCAAACAGGAGCAGATCATGACTGAGCTGTATAAGAACGGGCCTGTGGAGGCAGCCTTCTCTGTATATGCAGATTTTCTGCTGTACAAGACTG GTGTGTACCAGCATGTGACAGGGGAAATGCTGGGCGGTCATGCCATCAAGATCCTCGGCTGGGGAGAGGAGAAGGGGACACCCTACTGGCTGGCTGCGAACTCCTGGAACAGTGACTGGGGAGATAAAG GTTTCTTCAAAATCAAGCGTGGTAATGACGAGTGTGGCATTGAGTCAGAGGTGGTCACAGGAATCCCACTCAACTAG
- the ctsbb gene encoding cathepsin Bb isoform X2: MRSLALISVLVTVSVTWARPHHPHASSEMINLINKANTTWTAGENFHNIDISYVKGLCGTILNGPKLPEVVHSTEGIKLPDSFDPRQEWPNCPTIKQIRDQGSCGSCWAFGAVEAISDRICIHSGGKISVEISAEDLLSCCDDCGMGCFGGYPEAAWEFWAKKGLVTGGLYGTNVGCRPYSIAPCEHHVNGTRPPCQGEQDTPKCTEQCIDGYSPSYQKDKHFGRRTYNVPAKQEQIMTELYKNGPVEAAFSVYADFLLYKTGVYQHVTGEMLGGHAIKILGWGEEKGTPYWLAANSWNSDWGDKGFFKIKRGNDECGIESEVVTGIPLN, encoded by the exons ATGCGTTCCCTGGCTCTCATTTCTGTACTTGTGACAGTCTCTGTCACCTGGGCTCGGCCTCACCACCCTCATGCTTCCTCAGAGATGATCAACCTTATTAACAAAGCCAACACCACCTGGACG GCCGGGGAGAACTTCCACAACATTGATATCAGTTACGTGAAGGGACTGTGTGGAACCATACTGAATGGACCCAAGCTGCCAGAGGT GGTTCACAGTACGGAAGGCATAAAGCTGCCAGACAGCTTTGACCCGCGCCAGGAGTGGCCCAACTGTCCCACAATCAAACAGATCAGAGACCAGGGATCCTGTGGGTCCTGCTGG GCCTTTGGGGCAGTTGAGGCGATATCCGACAGGATATGTATCCACAGCGGTGGTAAGATCTCTGTGGAGATCTCTGCTGAAGATCTGCTCTCCTGCTGTGATGACTGTGGCATGGG CTGTTTTGGTGGTTATCCCGAAGCTGCTTGGGAGTTCTGGGCAAAGAAAGGACTGGTGACAGGAGGCCTGTATGGAACCAATGTTG GCTGCCGACCCTACAGCATTGCTCCCTGTGAGCATCACGTGAATGGGACTCGTCCTCCGTGCCAGGGTGAACAGGACACTCCTAAGTGTACGGAGCAGTGCATTGATGGATACTCACCATCCTATCAGAAGGACAAACACTTTG GTAGACGCACATACAATGTCCCAGCCAAACAGGAGCAGATCATGACTGAGCTGTATAAGAACGGGCCTGTGGAGGCAGCCTTCTCTGTATATGCAGATTTTCTGCTGTACAAGACTG GTGTGTACCAGCATGTGACAGGGGAAATGCTGGGCGGTCATGCCATCAAGATCCTCGGCTGGGGAGAGGAGAAGGGGACACCCTACTGGCTGGCTGCGAACTCCTGGAACAGTGACTGGGGAGATAAAG GTTTCTTCAAAATCAAGCGTGGTAATGACGAGTGTGGCATTGAGTCAGAGGTGGTCACAGGAATCCCACTCAACTAG
- the fdft1 gene encoding squalene synthase isoform X2 — protein sequence MDILKSLGHPEEIFNLFKFKMGGCRAVMPKLDYEAMTESLRTCYLYLNQTSRSFAAVIQALDGELRHAVCIFYLVLRALDTVEDDMTIPLDKKVPMLNDFHTYLYQDEWCFTESQEKDRQVLADFPTISLEFRNLAQEYRDVISDICHRMGVGMAEFLEKKVGSMKEWDLYCHYVAGLVGIGLSQLFSASQLEDPEVGRDTELANSMGLFLQKTNIIRDYLEDTQEGRAFWPQEAWSQFANRLEDLAQPEKLESALSCLNMLVTDALRHVPDVIAYLSRLRNQSVFNFCAIPQVMAIATLSTCYNNPMVFQGVVKIRKGQAVTLMMEATNMTAVQTIISQYSQEILQKVSLTDLSRDKTLHILAVIQEKSALSQSSLPSRTPHLSPMYLSAAMLLAALSWQYLSTTAAQAQGTGDMQGQ from the exons ATGGACATCCTGAAGTCACTGGGCCACCCGGAGGAGATATTCAACCTGTTTAAGTTTAAAATGGGAGGCTGCAGAGCCGTCATGCCAAAGTTGGACTAC GAGGCCATGACGGAGAGTCTGCGGACCTGCTATCTGTACCTGAACCAGACCAGTAGGAGCTTTGCAGCTGTGATCCAGGCGCTGGACGGGGAGCTGAG ACATGCCGTTTGTATTTTCTACCTGGTGCTGCGAGCACTGGACACAGTGGAGGACGACATGACCATCCCTCTGGATAAGAAGGTTCCCATGCTGAACGACTTCCACACCTACCTGTACCAGGATGAGTGGTGCTTCACAGAGAGCCAGGAGAAGGACCGACAGGTTCTGGCAGATTTCCCCACG ATATCACTGGAATTCAGAAACCTGGCTCAGGAATACAGAGACGTCATCTCAGATATCTGCCACCGTATGGGAGTCGGAATGGCTGAATTCCTGGAAAAGAAAGTGGGATCCATGAAGGAATGGGACCTG TATTGTCACTACGTGGCGGGGCTGGTGGGTATCGGTCTGTCCCAGCTGTTCTCTGCGTCCCagctggaggaccccgaggtgggGCGCGACACCGAGCTGGCCAACTCCATGGGCCTGTTCCTCCAGAAGACCAACATCATCCGAGACTATCTGGAGGACACGCAAGAGGGACGTGCCTTCTGGCCACAAGAG GCTTGGAGTCAGTTTGCCAATCGGCTGGAGGACTTGGCTCAGCCTGAGAAGCTGGAGTCGGCTCTCTCCTGCCTCAATATGCTGGTCACTGATGCTCTGCGACATGTACCCGATGTTATCGCCTACCTGTCCCGCCTGCGCAACCAGAGCGTCTTCAATTTCTGTGCCATTCCACAG GTGATGGCAATAGCTACACTGTCGACGTGCTACAACAACCCCATGGTGTTCCAGGGAGTGGTGAAGATCAGGAAGGGACAGGCAGTCACACTCATGATGGAAGCCACCAACATGACAGCTGTGCAGACCATCATCTCCCAGTACAGCCAGGAG atTCTACAGAAGGTCTCCCTCACGGACCTGTCGCGGGACAAGACCCTGCACATCCTAGCTGTGATCCAAGAGAAGTCCGCCCTGTCACAGTCCAGCCTCCCCTCCAGGACCCCCCACCTGTCGCCCATGTACCTGTCTGCCGCCATGCTGCTCGCCGCTCTCAGCTGGCAGTACCTTAGCACCACCGCAGCACAGGCACAGGGCACTGGAGACATGCAGGGACAGTGA
- the LOC125897237 gene encoding phospholipase ABHD3-like isoform X1, translating into MFLSHLELWRTYWECVSRPYTVFICSLTAALYYLWGRKCQTPVLVSSKAFGAFLHKHCPVVVERFSPTPWCWGGRLQTLVCAVLKSRPSVSYRNELIRTVDGGQISLDWVDNQDSATYPESSTRPTVLILPGLTGNSKQSYVLHAISQATRRGYRCVVFNNRGLGGEELLTPVTYCAANTSDLERVVQHVKGLYPHAPVLGAGVSLGGMLLLNYLARKRSESGMVAGFTISVPWNALKSATSMEEPLNWLLFNKYLTNGLCRAVTRHRKVLEKVVDIEYVVKARTIREFDERFTSLMFGYKSCTDYYIDASPDNKLQNTAVPILCLNAADDPFSPQHAFPLTTVQSLPNVALLLTAHGGHIAFLQGLFPRGESYMEHVFGQFVQAVFEHPKDIMKACSIKEEQMS; encoded by the exons atgtttttatcacatttggAGCTATGGAGAACATACTGGGAGTGTGTGTCCAGACCTTACACGGTGTTCATCTGCTCCCTCACGGCCGCACTGTACTATCTGTGGGGCCGCAAGTGTCAG ACACCAGTTCTGGTTTCCAGCAAGGCTTTCGGCGCATTCCTCCACAAGCACTGTCCTGTGGTGGTCGAGCGCTTCAGTCCCACTCCGTGGTGCTGGGGAGGCCGGCTTCAAACGCTGGTCTGTGCCGTCCTCAAGTCCAGACCCTCCGTCTCTTATCGCAA TGAGCTGATCCGAACGGTTGATGGTGGTCAGATCTCTCTGGACTGGGTGGACAATCAGGACAGTGCGACCTACCCAGAATCCTCCACCCGCCCCACAGTACTGATCCTCCCAGGTCTGACAGGCAACAGCAAGCAGTCCTATGTGCTCCATGCCATTAGCCAGGCCACTCGCCGCGGCTATAG ATGTGTGGTCTTCAACAACAGAGGACTTGGAGGGGAAGAGTTGTTG ACGCCTGTCACCTACTGCGCAGCCAACACCTCAGATCTTGAGCGTGTGGTGCAACATGTCAAAGGACTTTACCCACATGCCCCTGTGCTTGGTGCTGGTGTGTCTTTGGGAGG CATGTTATTACTAAACTACCTGGCCCGTAAGCGCTCGGAGTCTGGGATGGTGGCAGGTTTCACCATCTCCGTCCCCTGGAATGCACTGAAGTCTGCCACCTCGATGGAAGAACCACTTAACTGGCTGCTTTTCAACAAATACCTCACAAACGGCCTGTGTCGTGCTGTCACCAG GCACAGGAAGGTTCTCGAGAAAGTGGTGGACATTGAATATGTCGTGAAG GCGCGGACTATCCGTGAGTTTGACGAACGCTTCACCTCTCTGATGTTCGGTTATAAATCTTGCACAGACTATTACATTGATGCCAGCCCAGACAATAAACTCCAAAATACAGCAGTGCCCATCCTGTGTCTCAACGCTGCTGATGACCCCTTCTCTCCCCAACACG CCTTCCCGCTGACCACAGTCCAGAGCCTGCCGAATGTCGCCCTGTTGTTAACGGCCCACGGTGGACACATTGCCTTCCTGCAGGGTTTGTTCCCTCGGGGCGAGAGCTACATGGAGCACGTATTCGGTCAGTTTGTTCAAGCCGTATTTGAACACCCTAAGGACATCATGAAAGCCTGCAGCATTAAGGAGGAGCAGATGAGCTGA
- the LOC125897237 gene encoding phospholipase ABHD3-like isoform X2 translates to MGRLGTPVLVSSKAFGAFLHKHCPVVVERFSPTPWCWGGRLQTLVCAVLKSRPSVSYRNELIRTVDGGQISLDWVDNQDSATYPESSTRPTVLILPGLTGNSKQSYVLHAISQATRRGYRCVVFNNRGLGGEELLTPVTYCAANTSDLERVVQHVKGLYPHAPVLGAGVSLGGMLLLNYLARKRSESGMVAGFTISVPWNALKSATSMEEPLNWLLFNKYLTNGLCRAVTRHRKVLEKVVDIEYVVKARTIREFDERFTSLMFGYKSCTDYYIDASPDNKLQNTAVPILCLNAADDPFSPQHAFPLTTVQSLPNVALLLTAHGGHIAFLQGLFPRGESYMEHVFGQFVQAVFEHPKDIMKACSIKEEQMS, encoded by the exons ATGGGACGTCTCGGG ACACCAGTTCTGGTTTCCAGCAAGGCTTTCGGCGCATTCCTCCACAAGCACTGTCCTGTGGTGGTCGAGCGCTTCAGTCCCACTCCGTGGTGCTGGGGAGGCCGGCTTCAAACGCTGGTCTGTGCCGTCCTCAAGTCCAGACCCTCCGTCTCTTATCGCAA TGAGCTGATCCGAACGGTTGATGGTGGTCAGATCTCTCTGGACTGGGTGGACAATCAGGACAGTGCGACCTACCCAGAATCCTCCACCCGCCCCACAGTACTGATCCTCCCAGGTCTGACAGGCAACAGCAAGCAGTCCTATGTGCTCCATGCCATTAGCCAGGCCACTCGCCGCGGCTATAG ATGTGTGGTCTTCAACAACAGAGGACTTGGAGGGGAAGAGTTGTTG ACGCCTGTCACCTACTGCGCAGCCAACACCTCAGATCTTGAGCGTGTGGTGCAACATGTCAAAGGACTTTACCCACATGCCCCTGTGCTTGGTGCTGGTGTGTCTTTGGGAGG CATGTTATTACTAAACTACCTGGCCCGTAAGCGCTCGGAGTCTGGGATGGTGGCAGGTTTCACCATCTCCGTCCCCTGGAATGCACTGAAGTCTGCCACCTCGATGGAAGAACCACTTAACTGGCTGCTTTTCAACAAATACCTCACAAACGGCCTGTGTCGTGCTGTCACCAG GCACAGGAAGGTTCTCGAGAAAGTGGTGGACATTGAATATGTCGTGAAG GCGCGGACTATCCGTGAGTTTGACGAACGCTTCACCTCTCTGATGTTCGGTTATAAATCTTGCACAGACTATTACATTGATGCCAGCCCAGACAATAAACTCCAAAATACAGCAGTGCCCATCCTGTGTCTCAACGCTGCTGATGACCCCTTCTCTCCCCAACACG CCTTCCCGCTGACCACAGTCCAGAGCCTGCCGAATGTCGCCCTGTTGTTAACGGCCCACGGTGGACACATTGCCTTCCTGCAGGGTTTGTTCCCTCGGGGCGAGAGCTACATGGAGCACGTATTCGGTCAGTTTGTTCAAGCCGTATTTGAACACCCTAAGGACATCATGAAAGCCTGCAGCATTAAGGAGGAGCAGATGAGCTGA
- the fdft1 gene encoding squalene synthase isoform X1 yields the protein MAGACCKCPVSLSVFKRSFSVAPRGSGSAPRCLLPGRRLGERGLQEAARPSSVFRPAGFYRHTTFFCLSCQEAMTESLRTCYLYLNQTSRSFAAVIQALDGELRHAVCIFYLVLRALDTVEDDMTIPLDKKVPMLNDFHTYLYQDEWCFTESQEKDRQVLADFPTISLEFRNLAQEYRDVISDICHRMGVGMAEFLEKKVGSMKEWDLYCHYVAGLVGIGLSQLFSASQLEDPEVGRDTELANSMGLFLQKTNIIRDYLEDTQEGRAFWPQEAWSQFANRLEDLAQPEKLESALSCLNMLVTDALRHVPDVIAYLSRLRNQSVFNFCAIPQVMAIATLSTCYNNPMVFQGVVKIRKGQAVTLMMEATNMTAVQTIISQYSQEILQKVSLTDLSRDKTLHILAVIQEKSALSQSSLPSRTPHLSPMYLSAAMLLAALSWQYLSTTAAQAQGTGDMQGQ from the exons ATGGCCGGAGCATGCTGCAAGTGTCCAGTCTCTCTGTCCGTGTTCAAGCGCTCTTTCTCGGTGGCGCCGCGGGGCAGCGGGTCCGCTCCTCGGTGCCTCCTGCCGGGCCGGAGGCTGGGGGAGCGGGGCCTTCAGGAGGCCGCCCGACCCTCCAGCGTCTTCAGACCTGCAGGCTTTTACCGACACACGaccttcttctgtctctcctgccaGGAGGCCATGACGGAGAGTCTGCGGACCTGCTATCTGTACCTGAACCAGACCAGTAGGAGCTTTGCAGCTGTGATCCAGGCGCTGGACGGGGAGCTGAG ACATGCCGTTTGTATTTTCTACCTGGTGCTGCGAGCACTGGACACAGTGGAGGACGACATGACCATCCCTCTGGATAAGAAGGTTCCCATGCTGAACGACTTCCACACCTACCTGTACCAGGATGAGTGGTGCTTCACAGAGAGCCAGGAGAAGGACCGACAGGTTCTGGCAGATTTCCCCACG ATATCACTGGAATTCAGAAACCTGGCTCAGGAATACAGAGACGTCATCTCAGATATCTGCCACCGTATGGGAGTCGGAATGGCTGAATTCCTGGAAAAGAAAGTGGGATCCATGAAGGAATGGGACCTG TATTGTCACTACGTGGCGGGGCTGGTGGGTATCGGTCTGTCCCAGCTGTTCTCTGCGTCCCagctggaggaccccgaggtgggGCGCGACACCGAGCTGGCCAACTCCATGGGCCTGTTCCTCCAGAAGACCAACATCATCCGAGACTATCTGGAGGACACGCAAGAGGGACGTGCCTTCTGGCCACAAGAG GCTTGGAGTCAGTTTGCCAATCGGCTGGAGGACTTGGCTCAGCCTGAGAAGCTGGAGTCGGCTCTCTCCTGCCTCAATATGCTGGTCACTGATGCTCTGCGACATGTACCCGATGTTATCGCCTACCTGTCCCGCCTGCGCAACCAGAGCGTCTTCAATTTCTGTGCCATTCCACAG GTGATGGCAATAGCTACACTGTCGACGTGCTACAACAACCCCATGGTGTTCCAGGGAGTGGTGAAGATCAGGAAGGGACAGGCAGTCACACTCATGATGGAAGCCACCAACATGACAGCTGTGCAGACCATCATCTCCCAGTACAGCCAGGAG atTCTACAGAAGGTCTCCCTCACGGACCTGTCGCGGGACAAGACCCTGCACATCCTAGCTGTGATCCAAGAGAAGTCCGCCCTGTCACAGTCCAGCCTCCCCTCCAGGACCCCCCACCTGTCGCCCATGTACCTGTCTGCCGCCATGCTGCTCGCCGCTCTCAGCTGGCAGTACCTTAGCACCACCGCAGCACAGGCACAGGGCACTGGAGACATGCAGGGACAGTGA